In Helianthus annuus cultivar XRQ/B chromosome 8, HanXRQr2.0-SUNRISE, whole genome shotgun sequence, a single genomic region encodes these proteins:
- the LOC110870488 gene encoding uncharacterized protein LOC110870488 → MSSFGSHTTRATRRNHADKRIASHPLLNLRATRLNRHSALSNSRPVAPKISLSRALDWWTAEQNRRGNDASYGLSWEELKEVMMKEFCPPHELQKLENEFWGINQEGGDNAGLTARFKQLTKPTTIEETYQLAAEINDKRVLDGYFKSSSKNLHQVTATPAPETAAPQVSKSSRQNCKRKGNNNKNCSVTAAPLNVVPAQPNQNQNQQVAAPVTNAPPSKPNCRTGPRQQAQAQAPPALPAPLPTPQGNQVAPAPAAHARACFACGDPNHFANVCPNRVVKKEPQQPPQRQHQ, encoded by the exons atgtcatcaTTTGGATCTCACACCACCCGCGCTACTCGCCGCAACCATGCTGACAAACGCATCGCATCGCATCCTCTGTTGAATCTAAGAGCGACACGCCTAAATCGTCATTCAGCTTTAAGCAATTCAAGGCCTGTGGCCCCAAAGATCTCACTG TCGAGGgctctggactggtggactgcGGAGCAAAACAGGCGTGGTAACGATGCATCCTATGGACTCTCTTGGGAGGAACTGAAGGAAGTCATGATGAAAGAATTCTGTCCCCCACATGAACTCCAGaagctggaaaatgagttttGGGGTATCAACCAAGAAGGAGGTGATAATGCCGGTCTTACCgcccgctttaagcagctca CTAAACCCACCACCATTGAGGAGACTTACcaactcgccgctgagatcaatgataagcgagttTTGGATGGGTATTTCAAGTCCTCAAGCAAGAATCTCCACCAGGTCACCGCTACTCCCGCTCCTGAAACCGCAGCACCTCAAGTCTCGAAGTCTTCACGCCAGAATTGCAAGCGCAAGGgtaacaacaacaagaactgttCTGTCACTGCCGCTCCTCTCAACGTTGTTCCCGCCCAacccaaccagaaccagaaccaacAAGTAGCCGCACCTGTAACCAACGCACCGCCTTCTAAGC CGAACTGTCGCACTGGTCCTCGTCagcaagctcaagctcaagctcCTCCTGCACTGCCAGCTCCTCTCCCCACTCCTCAGGGAAACCAAGTAGCTCCTGCTCCCGCTGCTCATGCACGAgcctgcttcgcatgtggtgaccctaaccacttcgctaATGTCTGCCCGAATCGAGTTGTGAAAAAAGAGCCGCAGCAACCACCACAGCGACAACATCAATAG